TTTTACAAATCTAACAAGaatgtgttatttttaaaaatagttaaatacTCTAAAACAACGGTAATTTAATTCGtggagttgatgttgtatttatgTTAATTTGATGTGATGTGTCTCTAGTATTTGATTCTCTAATTCACTCTTGAATGTCTAGGttgagtcttgaaagaaaactaaacTTCAATCAtggaggtttttttttttaagctcTTGAGCGAATTAACTTTAGACATtttagagtaaaaaaaaactcctctatttataaagttGTTTGATAGGCTTTATGGACTTCGGTCTAATTGGTCCATGGACTAGAACTATGGCCTAAACCACGTAGATTTGAGtcatatttaacatttgaactaaattaagcttatttttgggtttaattgaattttaatctaagtaaataatatttaattggatcaaaataattaacttgatctAATAGTCATAATCAAATATTATGTTTTCATCATActcaaacaaatttatgtttacCGTTTCAATTTATGATACATGTCAATTTTTGATTAGTtggaaattgaaatgtttgcatattttgaatattaaatttttactatttttaattggtccgaaatttattatttaacaacaaccaaattttctttttaaaaaaattaaagctaAAGTTAGAAGGGAAATTAAGtggaaatatttattttgtgaattaagaaatgattgaaattaCAAATTGGGAAGGTGGAGGAGTGAGAGtgaatttatttaacttcgaaagagagaaaaaagaaagatgtgaTATTGATAGCGGCATGGGGTGTCGCTTCATGGTTGCCATTCTTTTGTCgcctttttctctctctttcctttctaCTATTAATTATTGCtttgaattaataattgtatGTCGTTTTCTTCTGTAGATCTCCACTTTCTACAAAGAGGTGATTTGAAAAATTGggatgattttaaaaaaaaatatggagaaaaagaagtgggttaaaaactattttgataaaagtgaTGGTTTTTTTTGGCATTATTAGAATGGGTCTCTTTtctatgttatttttctttattttttatgaaaaacgAGGAAATAAAGTCAGTGGACCCATTAGTAGTGGTTGCGGTAGCGGTAGAATATAAaagttgtccatttttttccaattgtcccttatatgaatatgaaatttttaaaaataattgtaatatttttaccATGCACAAAgataataaatcaaacatttataatttgagaTTAGATGGTATATTTAGCTTTCAATGGAGTTACCATTCTTTTAATCATGTGCATGTGTTTTTCAACATTCAATCACGGTATAAAATTGTGAATCTAACCGGTTTCCTCCACAAACTTGGATTGTCGTTGATATAAATAAGTTGGGCAGTACAAACTTTGTTATTCACCATTACACAATCCTTCCTACGCCCTACACAAGATTCATTCATCCATAAAAACTCAAAAGCTATGGCTACGAAGCTCGAAAATGGCTTCCATACTGAAACCAACCCAAAGGTCACAACGACAATGGAAGCATCCCACAGTCCTACAGTTAACCCACTAGCCAATGGTATAGCAGCTGCTGACAAGCTTCGTAGCCAATCTCGCAGCAGTCATAATAATGGCGCCATCACGCCCTCAACGGTCATAATCCCACCTCCCACAACTACCCCGTCCACGCTTGGGCACTACCTAGCCCGTCGTCTGGTTCAAATCGGTATCTCCGATATCTTTTCCGTTCCGGGAGACTCTAATTTGGTGCTGTTTGATTACTTTGTGGCAGAAAAAGGGTTGAACCTTGTGGGATGTTGTAGTGAGCTTAATGCTGGCTATGCGGCTGATGGGTATGCTAGGCGCCGTGGTGTTGGAGCATGTGCTGTAACCTTCACAGTTGGTAGTCTTAGTCTCATCAATGCTATTGCCGGTGCTTACTCGGAAGATCTTCCTGTGATTTGCATTGTGGGTGGACCAAACTCTAATGATTATGGAAGTAAGAAGATTCTCCATCATACCATTGGATTGCCGGATTTCGGTCAAGAACTTCGATGCTTTCAAAATGTCACTTGTTATCAGGTAGctccaaaatctaaatattttctcaaatattgGAATATGATTTTTAGGGGTTAAAAAGTGATCTTTTAGTTTATAGAGTCCGTgcgaaattattttaaacaatcaGTACTTGACGTACTTTAGTTTAAGTTATCATATTCTTGGTTTAAGATCAATAGTAACTCAACCAACCACTCAACGTCAAGATATTGGAGCTCTATATTATGATGGGTCACACTCTCTATCTAGTCTGTCGCCTGATCCAGCTAGGTTCAAGCATCCCTCAGTAATTGTATgggtaaaaaaacaaaaacaaaaggtgCTACTCCAAACATCCTctttttacttgaaaattcaaatatttcctttcttttgaTTAAAATCACGTGAGTCGATGGAATAGATAAAagaactcatttttttttggttgtacAGAAACGTCATCGttacataaaattaaagagagaagCAAATCTACAAAACAGAAAGCAGTTCTCTATAGCcaataaatgttaatatatattccTTTGATCTAAAAAATATCCATATATTCCCTCAATAACTTTGACAGGCAGCTCATAAATCTAAATACCTTTTTCGatattgaaatatgaaattaattttatgggctaaaaaggtaactttagtttacaaaataactttgagtgaaattattttaaaccgGCAATTCATTGTTTTGTTGGTCCACTGGAACTCTAAAATATTGTCTAACCACATTACATCAGAAAAGCAAATATGTCTTAGCTTGTTATAGCGTATAAATATCCAATTATTCTTTGGAAGCTACATAACATTGAAAGGGtgttaaattaagtttaagtttGATTAAAGTAATTTATGAATGTGATTATAATCATCGTCGATTATTGTGTTTCTGTGTGTAGGCCATTATTGACAACTTGGAAGATGCACAATGGCAAATAGACACAGCAATTTCAAAATGCCTAGAAGAAAGCAAACCAATTTATATTAGCATTTGTTGCAATTTGGTGGCCATCCCTCATCCTTCTTTCTCTGCTCAACAACTCATCCCACTCTCACTCTCCTCCAAGTAATTCTAATTTCCCCTCTCAAATCTaacttaatattaattaatatcttttcATCGTTTGAGCCTTTCAactcttgtttttatttctagtctcaaaactttaaaatagttcaaatttactttagagatttcaaaattttcactattaaaaatgttaaaaattcaGTATTTTAATCCTTATTTTCTGGATGATCATTCACAGGGAAAGTAACCAAATGGCTTTAGAGGCAGCAGTAGAAAAAGCAGCTCAACTACTAAACACAGCCATAAAACCCGTCATGATCGGAGGCAGGAAACTCCGACTAACCAACTCACAAGAACCATTCATCGAACTAGCCAACGCTTGTGGGTACCCCGTCGCCGTGATGCCGTCGGCAAAAGGCATGTTCCCAGAGAACCACCCACATTTCATCGGAACTTACTGGGGAACAATCAGCTCCACCTACTGCGGGGAGACGGTAGAAATAGCGGACGCCTCAATCTTCGTGGGAGCCATTTTAGACGAACTAGATACCGTTGCCTTCTCACTTACctacaaaaagaacaaaggcATTATGGTAGAAGCCGATCGAGTTGTGTTTCCAAATGGGCCGAGTTTGGGGCCAATATTAATGAAGGATTTTCTACGGGCTTTAGGGAAACGATTGAAGCCCAATTCAACGGCTTACGAGAATTATAGGCGGATTTATATAGCGGAGTCGGGTCCACTAGAATCGGGTCCGGGTGAAGCGTTACGGGTGAATATTGTGTTCAAACACATTCAGAAAATGTTATCGAGTAATATGGCTGTGATATCAGAGGCGGGTGATTCTTGGTTCCACAGTCAAAGATTAAAACTACCGAAATCATGCGGGTAAAACACATCTTTACCGATTACAATTATCATTTTGGTCCGagtatataatatgaaatggTTTTGGATATATAACATGTAGGTATGAGGTGCAACTCCTTTATGCATCTATAGGATGGTCTTTGGGTGCAACTCTTGGATATGCACAAGCTGCACCGGAAAAGCGAGTGGTTCTTTTTATTGGTGATGGCAGCTTTCAGGTCCattcttgtttttataatcaattatattatttaatactaTTTTCCTTAATTCATATCTTctaggttaaattataaaaaaattgttcttgaatatattttaactttcaaaagtttttaaaatacaataaataaataaaaagggttaaatatgaaaactgttatttttttttttcgtttaaatttttaaaagttgcaTTTAGAATGATTgcttatctaattttaaaatgcttTTATGCTTAatgtatatgttttattttagattttttttaagaaaaaataaaaaataaaagatatttttgtgTTAAGTTAAACATTTGTAAAtcatttgaatgtttaaaaaataattcaaactaagttaaatgtaaaattattatttttgaaataattggAATAATTTACATGACAGATGACTCCACAAGATGTGTCTACGATGATAACATTGaagcaaaataatataatatttttgataaataaCGGTGGATACACAATTGAAGTTGAAATTCATGATGGCCCCTACAATGTTATCAAGAATTGGGATTACACTGCCATTGTTAATGCTATGCACAATCATGATGGAAATTGTTGGACTACCAAGGTAAAATCTCCCTACTCTatgtgtatttatattttaacatgCGTACAAACAACATGAATTAATagttaaagagagaaaaagtgaCATGGTACATTTTGCCACATTTTTCTAACTTAAAGTTTTGGTTGTCATGTAGGTTCATACTGAGGAAGAGTTGGTAAATGCAATCGAGATAgtattgaaagaaagaaaagatagtTTGTGCTTCATAGAGGTTATTGTTCATAGAGATGATACTAGTAAAGAGTTATTAGAATTTGGAAGCAAGTTTGCTAATGTTAGTAGTCGTCCCCCAAGAGTACTCCtatgaaatagaaaattgaaataaaaaatttggttcaCATAGAATGAGACTCATGTTAGAATTTAGTTTGTAcgatttaaaaatatagatatcatattcatattcatatctatattattattattatatataaaagtatggATGAAGAGAAACTTTCTCTTTCATATATGCTCATTTCATTACctgactttttatttttactttaacGAGCAATTAAGTCATTTGTCCAATTTTACCCATTCATTTCAAAAGTCATACTAAAAGTCACgacttctaaattttaaactccCTTAAAagcattaaattaaattcatatacaCTCATAAATATCTTCAATAATATGTTTTGCTCAAACTTTTGATATTcttcaaattcataattataaatGTGACTTTTCATTTACTATAAATGTTTGATGTTGTTCAAGTTTATAACCAAAAGACTTTTTATTTGCTCGCTCTATATCACAATAAATATAGATATTTTTCTAGGTTAGACCTAACCCAAGTAACACTTATATcgttttttcttcattctttattcaaaataaaaatttctcatCTTTTATTGTCTTAACATAGTTATTTCATGTAGAAGATTTTATTCTCAGTAGTTAAGTGCTCAAACTTAAACTTTGTACTTAATGATATAGATGTTCAAGTATGGAACAAAGTTGTTGGTTTCTTTCTTATATGTTTGTTAACGTTGTGGATATAGTTATAATTGTTgatattatgtatatattgtgAACAtagttatgatttttgttgattttttttccaccCTTATACGTGGATGAcctctaaattttcttttaaaattgtttatttaaaagtgaaaatgttgaaaaaacaaatatttctaaatatatatgtacgTCCTTtttcatcatattttttttttctatttctctttcAATCTCAAGTTTCTTTCACCTTCCTATCTCATTCATAAATTCATTTATCTCACATAATAACATTCTTATCATTGTCATTTCTCAAtctaatcaaatataattataaattattaatattaattaagatgatatataaaagattgcttattttttatttgcaaaACTATTTGAATTCTATATGACCatagattataaattaaaataaaaattagaactaatttatagataattaaaaCATGTAGTTAAACAGTATTACATCCTTACGTAAGTTTTGTAAATAgaatctttaaataaaaactaaattaagttCATTCACACCTAGACATAAATAATGTCATAAATGTAAGtcataaaaaactaaatttttattagttaaataaaatttaaaaacaaacaaaaataaattaataattatttaattatatttatttattgaaatataaaaaatttaaaaatttaaaagaactCGATTACATCCTCATTTTCTTAGAGTGATACAAGAGTTTTCTTGGACTCTTTTTCATCTACatatcctttcattttctttctttataatttataattttctaataagTACATGGTATAAGACATTTGACATGCATAAACGTTACTAGTGTTTGATAAATCCTCTTCCATACAAGTTCTTAAAGGATAGAAATGGCCTAGAAGCAAAGTACATACTTTGaagaaacctttttttttgtgaagtTTTTGTGAATAGGATAGGAGGGTGAAATCTCATATCAAGGGTGTGGTTGAATTATGTGATCCCTACTAAAGAAGAA
This is a stretch of genomic DNA from Cucumis sativus cultivar 9930 chromosome 4, Cucumber_9930_V3, whole genome shotgun sequence. It encodes these proteins:
- the LOC101217534 gene encoding pyruvate decarboxylase 1, whose translation is MATKLENGFHTETNPKVTTTMEASHSPTVNPLANGIAAADKLRSQSRSSHNNGAITPSTVIIPPPTTTPSTLGHYLARRLVQIGISDIFSVPGDSNLVLFDYFVAEKGLNLVGCCSELNAGYAADGYARRRGVGACAVTFTVGSLSLINAIAGAYSEDLPVICIVGGPNSNDYGSKKILHHTIGLPDFGQELRCFQNVTCYQAIIDNLEDAQWQIDTAISKCLEESKPIYISICCNLVAIPHPSFSAQQLIPLSLSSKESNQMALEAAVEKAAQLLNTAIKPVMIGGRKLRLTNSQEPFIELANACGYPVAVMPSAKGMFPENHPHFIGTYWGTISSTYCGETVEIADASIFVGAILDELDTVAFSLTYKKNKGIMVEADRVVFPNGPSLGPILMKDFLRALGKRLKPNSTAYENYRRIYIAESGPLESGPGEALRVNIVFKHIQKMLSSNMAVISEAGDSWFHSQRLKLPKSCGYEVQLLYASIGWSLGATLGYAQAAPEKRVVLFIGDGSFQMTPQDVSTMITLKQNNIIFLINNGGYTIEVEIHDGPYNVIKNWDYTAIVNAMHNHDGNCWTTKVHTEEELVNAIEIVLKERKDSLCFIEVIVHRDDTSKELLEFGSKFANVSSRPPRVLL